Proteins from one Microbacterium hatanonis genomic window:
- a CDS encoding alpha-N-arabinofuranosidase yields MTSTARAVIDLDVTGDRISRHLYGHFAEHLGRCIYDGFWVGEDSPIPNVRGIRLDIVEALRALDIPNLRWPGGCFADTYHWRDGIGPRQRRPKIANTNWGDVVENNHFGTHEFMDLCDLLGADAYVNGNVGSGTVQEMSEWVEYLTRADDSPMARLRRQNGRDEPWRVPFWGLGNEAWGCGGNMSASFYAEEARRYATFCHEHGGNSLTRIAAGANEDDLEWTRTLMKSLTECHGCTMGGNLPYQAISFHYYTHSGSGINSEAATAFTTAQYYETVAYAAGIERIVRGHVAVMDSYDPQNRVGLVCDEWGTWWNAAEGTNPGFLFQQNTVRDALVAGLHFDVFHRHARRLTMANIAQTVNVLQAMVLTDGENLVLTPTYHVFEMNKGHQDAAGLPVHVLETPTTTVRGDDLDLVSISASTRDDTALVSLTHLSVDAPCTVRVDLRGRAASVVRARVLTGDAASSFNDVDAPERVAPRPLEASLEADGVLVVELPPHSFATVELALG; encoded by the coding sequence ATGACCTCGACGGCACGCGCCGTGATCGACCTCGACGTGACCGGCGATCGCATCAGCCGCCACCTCTACGGGCACTTCGCCGAGCACCTCGGCCGATGCATCTACGACGGGTTCTGGGTGGGGGAGGACTCGCCGATCCCGAACGTGCGCGGCATCCGTCTCGACATCGTCGAGGCGCTCCGCGCACTCGACATCCCGAATCTGCGGTGGCCGGGCGGATGCTTCGCCGACACGTACCACTGGCGCGACGGCATCGGACCGCGCCAGCGGCGTCCGAAGATCGCCAACACCAACTGGGGCGACGTCGTCGAGAACAACCACTTCGGCACGCACGAGTTCATGGACCTCTGCGACCTGCTCGGCGCCGACGCGTACGTGAACGGCAACGTCGGCAGCGGCACGGTGCAGGAGATGTCGGAGTGGGTGGAGTACCTGACCCGTGCCGATGACAGTCCGATGGCGAGGCTGCGACGGCAGAACGGACGAGACGAGCCGTGGCGGGTGCCGTTCTGGGGACTGGGCAACGAGGCGTGGGGGTGCGGCGGCAACATGTCGGCGTCGTTCTACGCCGAGGAGGCGCGCCGCTACGCCACCTTCTGCCACGAGCACGGCGGCAACTCGCTCACGAGGATCGCGGCGGGCGCGAACGAGGACGACCTCGAGTGGACGCGCACGCTCATGAAGTCCCTGACGGAGTGCCACGGCTGCACGATGGGCGGGAATCTGCCGTATCAGGCCATCTCTTTCCACTACTACACGCACTCCGGGTCGGGCATCAACAGCGAGGCGGCGACCGCGTTCACCACGGCGCAGTACTACGAGACCGTGGCGTACGCGGCGGGGATCGAACGCATCGTGCGCGGGCACGTCGCCGTCATGGACTCCTACGACCCGCAGAACCGCGTCGGTCTGGTGTGCGACGAGTGGGGCACGTGGTGGAACGCCGCCGAGGGCACGAATCCCGGCTTCCTCTTCCAGCAGAACACCGTGCGCGACGCCCTCGTCGCCGGTCTGCACTTCGACGTCTTCCACCGCCACGCTCGTCGCCTGACGATGGCGAACATCGCGCAGACGGTGAACGTGCTGCAGGCGATGGTGCTCACCGACGGCGAGAACCTCGTGCTCACCCCGACCTACCACGTGTTCGAGATGAACAAGGGACACCAGGATGCGGCAGGCCTCCCGGTGCACGTCCTCGAGACGCCGACGACCACCGTGCGCGGCGACGATCTCGACCTCGTGTCGATCTCGGCGTCGACGCGCGACGACACGGCGCTGGTGTCGTTGACCCACCTGTCGGTCGATGCCCCGTGCACGGTGCGGGTCGATCTGCGGGGTCGAGCCGCGAGCGTCGTGCGCGCGCGCGTGCTCACGGGCGACGCGGCATCTTCGTTCAACGACGTCGACGCGCCCGAACGTGTTGCGCCCCGACCGCTCGAGGCGAGCCTCGAGGCGGACGGGGTGCTCGTGGTCGAGCTCCCGCCCCACTCGTTCGCGACGGTCGAGCTCGCGCTCGGCTGA
- a CDS encoding serine hydrolase domain-containing protein: MIAIDGRADARFDRVVDAFGSAFDGRPDMGAALAVRVDGQPVVDVWAGVADAATGAPWREDTVSVVFSCTKGLMSILAARAVERGDLRYADPVVGLWPEFGVGGKQGTTVADLLAHRAGLSAPRVDLSEDDIVDWARVTEVLAGQEPLWTPGDEYGYHAITHGWLIGEVLRRRTGRSVGDLFRDEVAGPLGADAWIGLPAAVEPRVAPMRIGATLAAATEEMLRPEGGRSWPARAMTLGGALPAALVGDGIGFNSPRVRAAEIPGAGGVASARALAAIWSATVTPTDGVRLLGDEVREAATVPVSAGRPFFEAAPPWPRWGMGFQLDSEARRYLSPDGFGHDGAGGQVAFADPGRRIGFSFVTNLMEAGDDRGTRIVAALADALA; encoded by the coding sequence ATGATCGCCATCGACGGCCGGGCAGACGCCCGGTTCGACCGCGTGGTCGACGCCTTCGGCTCGGCTTTCGACGGGCGCCCCGACATGGGCGCCGCCCTCGCCGTGCGCGTCGACGGGCAGCCCGTGGTCGACGTCTGGGCGGGCGTGGCGGATGCTGCGACCGGAGCGCCCTGGCGCGAGGACACCGTCAGCGTGGTCTTCTCCTGCACCAAGGGGCTGATGTCGATCCTCGCCGCGCGCGCCGTCGAGCGCGGCGACCTGCGATACGCCGACCCCGTGGTGGGGCTCTGGCCCGAATTCGGCGTCGGCGGAAAACAGGGCACCACCGTGGCCGACCTGCTCGCCCACCGCGCGGGCCTGTCGGCGCCGCGCGTCGACCTCTCGGAGGACGACATCGTGGACTGGGCGCGCGTGACCGAGGTGCTCGCCGGTCAGGAACCGCTGTGGACGCCGGGTGACGAGTACGGGTACCACGCGATCACCCACGGCTGGCTCATCGGCGAGGTGCTGCGTCGACGCACCGGCCGCTCGGTGGGCGACCTCTTCCGCGACGAGGTCGCGGGCCCGCTCGGTGCCGACGCGTGGATCGGGCTGCCCGCCGCCGTGGAGCCGCGGGTGGCGCCGATGCGCATCGGCGCGACCCTCGCCGCCGCGACGGAGGAGATGCTCCGGCCCGAGGGCGGGCGGTCGTGGCCCGCGCGTGCGATGACCCTCGGCGGGGCGCTCCCCGCAGCCCTCGTCGGGGACGGCATCGGCTTCAACTCGCCGCGCGTGCGGGCGGCCGAGATCCCCGGCGCCGGCGGCGTCGCGTCGGCGCGGGCGCTGGCGGCGATCTGGTCGGCGACCGTGACCCCGACCGACGGGGTGCGCCTGCTCGGCGACGAGGTGCGGGAGGCGGCCACCGTGCCGGTGAGCGCCGGACGGCCGTTCTTCGAGGCGGCGCCCCCGTGGCCGCGGTGGGGCATGGGGTTCCAGCTCGACTCCGAGGCCCGCCGCTACCTCTCGCCCGACGGCTTCGGCCACGACGGTGCGGGCGGGCAGGTCGCGTTCGCCGACCCGGGCCGACGCATCGGCTTCTCGTTCGTGACGAACCTGATGGAGGCCGGCGACGACCGGGGAACCCGGATCGTCGCGGCGCTCGCCGACGCGCTCGCCTGA
- a CDS encoding glycosyl hydrolase family 32 — protein sequence MTFSRPDSWVWDFWIARDGETFHLFYLHAPRSLGDPDLRHRNARIGHAVSADLRAWDDLGVVLGPGPDGSIDASAVWTGCVVRDDARWLMFYTGSRFFRDGEITNVETVAMAESTDLHDWTKLPFALGADPERYEVLADGTWHEEAWRDPWVFRVGDEWHMLLTARARGAADDRDRGVVARARSSDLVEWTVEARVSAPGSGFAHLEVPQVVSGDGVEAVVFSCDSAHLAGDRAGQQGGIWVARRDPETGWIDAGEARLLVDESLYAGRIVRDTDGALSLMGFENVVDGAFEGRIGDPLRLDADDDGLLVLASDREGARA from the coding sequence ATGACCTTCTCCCGACCGGACTCGTGGGTCTGGGACTTCTGGATCGCCCGCGACGGCGAGACGTTCCACCTCTTCTACCTGCACGCCCCGCGATCGCTCGGCGACCCCGACCTGCGGCACCGCAACGCCCGCATCGGGCACGCGGTCTCCGCCGACCTGCGCGCATGGGACGACCTCGGCGTCGTGCTCGGCCCGGGGCCCGACGGGTCGATCGACGCGTCGGCGGTGTGGACCGGATGCGTCGTCCGCGACGATGCGCGCTGGCTGATGTTCTACACGGGGTCGAGGTTCTTCCGCGACGGCGAGATCACGAACGTCGAGACCGTGGCGATGGCCGAGTCGACCGACCTGCACGACTGGACCAAGCTGCCCTTCGCGTTGGGCGCCGACCCCGAGCGCTACGAGGTGCTCGCCGACGGCACCTGGCACGAGGAGGCGTGGCGCGACCCGTGGGTCTTCCGCGTCGGGGATGAGTGGCACATGCTGCTCACCGCGAGGGCGCGCGGCGCGGCCGACGACCGCGACCGCGGGGTCGTCGCGCGTGCACGGTCGAGCGATCTCGTCGAGTGGACGGTCGAGGCGCGCGTCTCGGCCCCGGGCTCGGGCTTCGCGCACCTCGAGGTGCCGCAGGTGGTCTCGGGCGACGGCGTGGAGGCGGTCGTCTTCTCGTGCGACAGCGCCCACCTCGCCGGCGATCGTGCCGGTCAGCAGGGCGGCATCTGGGTGGCACGACGCGACCCCGAGACGGGGTGGATCGACGCGGGCGAGGCCCGCCTGCTCGTGGACGAGAGCCTCTACGCCGGACGCATTGTGCGCGACACCGACGGAGCCCTGTCGCTGATGGGGTTCGAGAACGTGGTCGACGGAGCGTTCGAGGGCCGCATCGGCGACCCGCTCAGGCTCGACGCGGACGACGACGGACTGCTGGTGCTCGCCAGCGACCGGGAAGGGGCACGCGCATGA
- a CDS encoding ABC transporter substrate-binding protein, whose product MPSSRRPAGRRAIALGALAVVGVVLSACAPGAAAPDTSADAVNVSTELTSDEVTLTIADETGFPVTDKLTEEFTKQHPNVTFTITRDTFQNLTANAPKLLASSTPPDLIRLPTLGETVKDGLVLDLDPYFDAYGWDAWPASQLAPLRMSEDGVRGSGALYQLGLGYSITGIYMNTALADQLGIDGPPATMAELEEDLATAKAGGVQPIMAGDKDGVVNFVTQAAMNQYADKDEFLAWMFNEPGATYNTEGNTEGAELIRRWADEGYFPSDINALDYFTFVSQFSDGGALFTFNGNWEAANYQAALGDDVTFFLVPPIEEGGDHVAMGAANSFSVAAKSQHKNEIVYFLNWIHTDPVARQIIVDVTGASPGGDPSLALPEVESGSLIEKALEMSAQIGEENGQVDFMANTTAGIYAGSIIPESQLLVTSQITGAEFTERVQKFYESEVGG is encoded by the coding sequence ATGCCCTCATCCCGCCGCCCCGCAGGGCGCCGCGCGATCGCCCTCGGCGCGCTCGCCGTCGTCGGCGTCGTGCTCTCGGCCTGCGCGCCGGGTGCCGCCGCCCCCGACACCAGCGCCGACGCCGTCAACGTGTCGACCGAGCTGACCTCCGACGAGGTCACCCTCACGATCGCCGACGAGACCGGGTTCCCGGTCACCGACAAGTTGACGGAGGAGTTCACCAAGCAGCATCCGAACGTCACCTTCACCATCACCCGCGACACGTTCCAGAACCTCACGGCGAACGCCCCCAAGCTCCTCGCCAGCTCCACGCCGCCCGACCTCATCCGCCTCCCCACTCTGGGCGAGACGGTGAAGGACGGGCTCGTGCTCGACCTCGACCCGTACTTCGACGCCTACGGATGGGACGCCTGGCCCGCCTCGCAGCTCGCGCCGCTGCGCATGAGCGAAGACGGCGTGCGCGGCTCGGGCGCGCTGTACCAGCTGGGTCTGGGCTACAGCATCACCGGCATCTACATGAACACGGCGCTCGCCGACCAGCTGGGCATCGACGGACCCCCCGCGACGATGGCCGAGCTCGAGGAGGACCTCGCGACGGCGAAGGCCGGTGGCGTGCAGCCGATCATGGCCGGCGACAAGGACGGCGTGGTCAACTTCGTGACGCAGGCCGCGATGAACCAGTACGCCGACAAGGACGAGTTCTTGGCGTGGATGTTCAACGAGCCCGGCGCCACCTACAACACGGAGGGCAACACCGAAGGCGCAGAGCTCATCCGGCGCTGGGCCGACGAGGGCTACTTCCCGTCCGACATCAACGCTCTGGACTACTTCACCTTCGTCAGCCAGTTCTCCGACGGCGGGGCACTGTTCACCTTCAACGGCAACTGGGAGGCGGCGAACTACCAGGCGGCCCTCGGCGACGACGTCACCTTCTTCCTCGTGCCCCCGATCGAGGAGGGCGGCGACCACGTCGCGATGGGAGCGGCCAACTCGTTCTCGGTGGCGGCGAAGTCGCAGCACAAGAACGAGATCGTCTACTTCCTGAACTGGATCCACACCGACCCGGTCGCGCGGCAGATCATCGTCGACGTCACCGGTGCCTCGCCCGGCGGCGACCCGTCGCTCGCCCTCCCCGAGGTCGAGTCGGGCTCGCTCATCGAGAAGGCCCTCGAGATGTCGGCGCAGATCGGCGAGGAGAACGGCCAGGTCGACTTCATGGCCAACACCACCGCCGGCATCTACGCGGGATCGATCATCCCGGAGTCGCAGCTGCTCGTGACGAGTCAGATCACCGGGGCCGAGTTCACCGAGCGCGTGCAGAAGTTCTACGAGAGCGAGGTCGGCGGGTGA
- a CDS encoding LacI family DNA-binding transcriptional regulator, producing the protein MATKRVTLADVAQRAGLSVSAASLILNGRPDTRLSKDAHDRVHAAATELGYRPNIAARGLRTDKTSTFGFVSDLVATTRFASGLIKGALEAARAAAHVVLVIETDGDPAREEEAIAALVDRQVDGIIFATMRARELFVPELPRGTAAVMLNAINPGHPASVLPDEYSGGRAAVRLLLEAGHREGIALIGQSDEAERDVFRSTTVARRVAGVRDAMAEAGVAFAAERSIWLWEPDHGYEAVRDLLASRPAPRALICMNDRLAFGAYQALTEAGLSVPGDVSVVSFDNDELAAYLRPGLTTIGLPHEAMGRRAVERLLDPGAPGESLIPMPTIERASIAPPRR; encoded by the coding sequence ATGGCGACCAAGCGCGTGACGCTCGCCGATGTCGCGCAACGAGCGGGGCTATCGGTCAGCGCGGCATCCCTCATTCTCAACGGTCGGCCCGACACCCGGTTGTCGAAGGATGCCCACGACCGCGTGCACGCCGCGGCGACCGAGCTCGGCTACCGCCCGAACATCGCCGCCCGAGGACTCCGCACCGACAAGACCTCGACGTTCGGCTTCGTCTCCGACCTCGTCGCGACGACCCGTTTCGCGAGCGGCCTGATCAAGGGCGCGCTCGAGGCGGCACGCGCCGCCGCGCACGTCGTGCTCGTGATCGAGACCGACGGCGACCCCGCCCGCGAAGAGGAGGCGATCGCCGCGCTCGTCGACCGCCAGGTCGACGGCATCATCTTCGCGACGATGCGGGCCCGCGAGCTCTTCGTCCCCGAACTGCCCCGCGGCACCGCCGCCGTGATGCTCAACGCGATCAACCCGGGCCACCCCGCATCCGTCCTCCCCGACGAGTACAGCGGCGGGCGGGCTGCCGTGCGCCTGCTGCTCGAGGCGGGCCATCGCGAGGGCATCGCCCTCATCGGTCAGAGCGACGAGGCCGAACGCGACGTGTTCCGCTCGACGACCGTCGCCCGACGCGTCGCCGGGGTGCGCGACGCGATGGCGGAGGCCGGGGTGGCCTTCGCCGCGGAGCGCTCGATCTGGCTGTGGGAGCCCGACCACGGGTACGAGGCCGTCCGCGACCTCCTGGCCTCGAGGCCCGCGCCCCGAGCGCTGATCTGCATGAACGACCGTCTCGCCTTCGGCGCCTACCAGGCTCTGACCGAGGCGGGGCTGTCGGTGCCGGGCGACGTGTCGGTCGTCTCGTTCGACAACGACGAGCTCGCCGCGTACCTCCGCCCCGGCCTCACCACCATCGGACTGCCGCACGAGGCGATGGGGCGTCGCGCGGTCGAGCGGCTGCTCGACCCCGGGGCACCCGGCGAGTCGCTGATCCCGATGCCCACCATCGAGCGCGCCTCGATCGCTCCCCCGCGGCGCTGA
- a CDS encoding carbohydrate ABC transporter permease produces MAVARRATLVGWALLVPALLAYVGFVIWPLIQGVQYSFYDWNGVGVATWVGFDNYLRVFTDPDLLGAIRNAFLLIAFFTVIPVSVGLVLATLIRSMKAGAFASISQTILFLPQIIPLAAAGIAWSWMYAQTGAVNQILSGVGLGWITRSWLADYTTALPAVGLIGSWVLTGLCTVLLLTGIGKIDVSLYEAIRLDGAGWWREFFTITLPGLRQEIAVLVTLTVIAALSSFDIIYTSTQGGPGRATLVPGLSIFRIGFTQSDVGLASAFGIVLMVLILIVVLPIQRLSRTESR; encoded by the coding sequence ATCGCGGTGGCCCGACGGGCCACGCTCGTCGGCTGGGCGCTGCTCGTGCCGGCACTGCTGGCGTACGTCGGCTTCGTGATCTGGCCGCTGATCCAGGGCGTGCAGTACTCGTTCTACGACTGGAACGGCGTGGGCGTGGCCACCTGGGTCGGCTTCGACAACTACCTCCGGGTGTTCACCGACCCCGACCTGCTCGGCGCGATCCGCAACGCGTTCCTGCTCATCGCCTTCTTCACCGTCATCCCGGTGAGCGTCGGCCTCGTGCTCGCGACGCTCATCCGCTCCATGAAGGCCGGCGCGTTCGCCAGCATCTCGCAGACGATCCTCTTCCTCCCGCAGATCATCCCGCTCGCGGCGGCCGGCATCGCCTGGTCGTGGATGTACGCCCAGACCGGCGCGGTCAACCAGATCCTCAGCGGCGTCGGCCTCGGCTGGATCACCCGGTCATGGCTCGCCGACTACACCACCGCCCTCCCCGCCGTCGGCCTCATCGGGTCGTGGGTGCTGACGGGGCTGTGCACCGTGCTGCTGCTCACCGGCATCGGCAAGATCGACGTCTCGCTCTACGAGGCGATCCGTCTCGACGGCGCCGGCTGGTGGCGGGAGTTCTTCACCATCACCCTCCCGGGCCTGCGGCAGGAGATCGCCGTGCTGGTCACACTGACGGTGATCGCTGCCCTCAGCAGCTTCGACATCATCTACACCTCCACCCAGGGAGGACCGGGCCGGGCCACCCTCGTGCCGGGTCTGTCGATCTTCCGCATCGGATTCACCCAGAGCGATGTCGGACTCGCCTCGGCGTTCGGCATCGTGCTGATGGTGCTCATCCTCATCGTCGTGCTGCCCATCCAGCGCCTGTCCCGGACGGAATCCCGATGA
- a CDS encoding Gfo/Idh/MocA family protein, producing MGKPHGIGIVGLGVISAQYLDTLVGLDTVRIAAAADLDPARARAIADRVPGCRALSVDELVADPEVQTVLNLTVPAAHASVALAALAAGKNVYGEKPLAATLAEALEVVASAGDAWVGGAPDTVLGTGVQTARAVVDAGEIGRPVSATATWVAPGHEAWHPNPDFYYLAGGGPLFDMGPYYLTTLFHLLGPVVRVSGVSSRPRDERIIATGPRAGERIPVEVDTHVTGVLEHVGGAVSTVTFSFDAVATAAAPLEVHGESGSLTVPDPNTFDGEVRLRRSRSDEGAVIEPRAGYEQAGRGIGLIDFVAGHGRAGGDVALHVLEIMTALTESAREGRRVDLATTAERPSLAPLTPRTAWRA from the coding sequence GTGGGCAAGCCGCACGGAATCGGAATAGTCGGGCTGGGCGTCATCTCGGCCCAATACCTCGACACCCTCGTCGGACTCGACACGGTGCGGATCGCCGCCGCCGCCGACCTCGATCCCGCCCGCGCGCGAGCGATCGCCGATCGCGTGCCGGGGTGCCGGGCCCTCTCGGTCGACGAGCTCGTGGCCGACCCGGAGGTGCAGACGGTGCTGAACCTCACCGTTCCCGCCGCGCACGCGTCGGTCGCGCTCGCGGCGCTCGCCGCCGGGAAGAACGTCTACGGCGAGAAGCCGCTCGCCGCCACGCTCGCCGAAGCGCTCGAGGTCGTCGCGTCCGCCGGCGATGCCTGGGTGGGAGGCGCGCCCGACACCGTGCTCGGCACCGGCGTGCAGACCGCGCGGGCGGTCGTCGACGCGGGGGAGATCGGCCGACCGGTGTCGGCGACGGCGACCTGGGTGGCTCCGGGCCACGAGGCCTGGCATCCGAACCCCGACTTCTACTACCTCGCGGGAGGCGGGCCCCTGTTCGACATGGGGCCGTACTACCTGACCACGCTCTTCCACCTCCTCGGTCCGGTCGTCCGGGTGTCGGGCGTCTCGTCACGGCCCCGCGACGAACGCATCATCGCGACGGGTCCCCGCGCGGGGGAGCGCATCCCCGTCGAGGTCGACACGCACGTGACCGGCGTTCTCGAGCACGTCGGCGGCGCGGTCTCGACGGTGACGTTCAGCTTCGACGCGGTGGCGACCGCCGCCGCGCCCCTCGAGGTGCACGGCGAGAGCGGATCGCTGACGGTGCCCGATCCGAACACGTTCGACGGCGAGGTGAGGCTGCGCCGCTCGCGTTCCGACGAGGGCGCGGTGATCGAGCCCCGCGCCGGCTACGAGCAGGCGGGGCGCGGTATCGGCCTGATCGACTTCGTCGCCGGTCACGGGCGGGCCGGCGGCGACGTCGCCCTGCACGTGCTCGAGATCATGACCGCGCTGACCGAGTCCGCGCGGGAAGGCCGACGCGTCGACCTGGCCACGACCGCGGAGCGCCCCTCGCTCGCACCCCTCACGCCCCGCACCGCTTGGAGAGCATAA
- a CDS encoding carbohydrate ABC transporter permease encodes MIANRTEVILGRTLLILALILTVIPLVSMLSAALAPADRNPTGIEWPSDPQWVNFVTAFETGNVLRLMGSSTLIVLGVVPISLLIATLAGYALGGLRVKGGRGILIFFVLGLTIPFESLIIPLYYQSQAMGTLNTQWAVIFPLIGLFMPFSVFWMRAHFINVPPELGEAARVDGASTWQEFRRIQLPLAMPALSALAILLFIWTWNQFILPVVLIADPLNRTVAGALTFFQGQYSLSIPLLNAGALIIITPAIVLFLIFQRQFIKALLQGAVKG; translated from the coding sequence ATGATCGCCAACCGCACCGAGGTGATCCTCGGCCGGACGCTCCTCATCCTCGCCCTCATCCTCACCGTGATCCCGCTGGTGAGCATGCTGTCGGCCGCGCTCGCACCCGCCGACCGCAACCCGACCGGCATCGAGTGGCCGAGCGATCCGCAGTGGGTCAACTTCGTCACCGCCTTCGAGACGGGCAACGTGCTGCGGCTCATGGGCTCGAGCACCCTCATCGTGCTGGGCGTCGTGCCCATCAGCCTGCTGATCGCGACCCTCGCCGGATACGCGCTGGGAGGACTTCGGGTCAAGGGCGGCCGCGGCATCCTGATCTTCTTCGTTCTCGGTCTCACGATCCCGTTCGAGTCGCTGATCATCCCGCTGTACTACCAGTCGCAGGCGATGGGCACCCTGAATACGCAGTGGGCCGTGATCTTTCCGCTGATCGGTCTGTTCATGCCGTTCAGCGTGTTCTGGATGCGCGCGCACTTCATCAACGTGCCGCCGGAGCTCGGCGAGGCGGCGCGGGTGGACGGCGCCAGCACGTGGCAGGAGTTCCGCCGGATCCAGCTCCCGCTCGCGATGCCCGCGCTCTCGGCGCTGGCGATCCTGCTGTTCATCTGGACCTGGAACCAGTTCATCCTGCCGGTGGTGCTCATCGCCGACCCGTTGAACCGCACGGTGGCCGGTGCGCTCACCTTCTTCCAGGGGCAGTACTCGCTCAGCATCCCCCTCCTCAATGCGGGAGCGCTCATCATCATCACCCCCGCGATCGTGCTGTTCCTGATCTTCCAGCGACAGTTCATCAAGGCCTTGCTGCAGGGCGCGGTGAAGGGGTGA
- a CDS encoding NADP-dependent oxidoreductase, giving the protein MSRKPSQTEVYEYDAPGEADALTLRTRDLAAPGAGEVTVEVITAGISHIDGFLRSGREASEGGWPRRSGSEFAGVVVALGDGVSAFRIGDDVIGHVSSGAHATYLNAPVSSLVRKPREVTWEVAGGLYLAGATALTVLDELRIGADDTVVISAAAGGVGSIEAQVAKHLGAKVIGTCGERNFDYLRQLGIKPVKYGDGLAERLRRAAEGRPITAMIDNFGKDGHELLPGLGIPAGRYRSSADRRNIELRLLDGDPEAVAKGTDLLRRVAELARVRAFTPLVSGFYPLAEIADAYADLDKLHARGKIILATHPVTTARTPNARQIHEAAR; this is encoded by the coding sequence GTGTCCAGGAAACCGAGCCAGACCGAGGTCTACGAGTACGACGCCCCGGGTGAGGCCGATGCGCTGACGCTGCGCACGCGGGACCTCGCCGCCCCGGGCGCCGGAGAGGTCACCGTCGAGGTCATCACGGCCGGCATCAGCCACATCGACGGCTTCCTCCGCAGCGGCCGCGAGGCATCGGAGGGCGGATGGCCGCGCCGGTCGGGCAGCGAGTTCGCCGGCGTCGTGGTCGCGCTCGGCGACGGGGTCTCGGCCTTCCGGATAGGCGACGACGTCATCGGCCACGTCTCGAGCGGTGCGCACGCGACCTACCTCAACGCGCCCGTGTCCTCACTTGTGCGCAAGCCCCGCGAGGTCACGTGGGAGGTCGCGGGCGGCCTCTACCTCGCGGGAGCGACCGCGCTCACGGTGCTCGACGAACTCCGCATCGGCGCCGACGACACCGTGGTCATCTCCGCTGCCGCCGGTGGGGTGGGAAGCATCGAGGCACAGGTCGCGAAGCACCTCGGGGCGAAGGTGATCGGAACGTGCGGAGAGCGCAACTTCGACTACCTCCGTCAGCTCGGCATCAAGCCCGTGAAGTACGGCGACGGCCTCGCCGAGCGACTCCGCCGCGCGGCGGAAGGCCGACCCATCACGGCCATGATCGACAACTTCGGCAAGGACGGGCACGAGCTGCTCCCCGGGCTCGGAATCCCCGCGGGGCGCTACCGCTCGAGCGCCGACCGACGAAACATCGAGCTCCGCCTCCTCGACGGCGACCCCGAGGCGGTCGCGAAGGGCACGGATCTGCTGCGCCGCGTCGCGGAACTCGCCCGGGTTCGGGCCTTCACCCCGTTGGTGTCGGGGTTCTACCCGCTGGCCGAGATCGCCGACGCCTACGCCGACCTCGACAAGCTGCACGCGCGAGGCAAGATCATCCTCGCGACGCACCCGGTCACGACCGCCCGCACCCCGAACGCCCGCCAGATCCACGAGGCCGCGCGCTGA